In the genome of Girardinichthys multiradiatus isolate DD_20200921_A chromosome 7, DD_fGirMul_XY1, whole genome shotgun sequence, one region contains:
- the LOC124871399 gene encoding olfactory receptor 11A1-like, translating to MDNNLNKTYITLGGYVEVERYKYLYFLTIFMLYILIICCNCTIVYVIVIHQNLHEPMYIFIAALLLNAVLFSTAIYPKFLIDFMSQRQIISHTLCHFQYFLFYTLGGAEFLLLAAMAYDRYVSIFKPLQYQNLLRKTTICNLLLLAWVLPGCLVAGSTILTANHRLCNFNLEGIFCNNSIYKLLCEISHTLSLLGVIILLSIAFLPFLYIVCTYTRILIMSYKSSKNVRRKAAQTCLPHLLVLINFSLFCAYDVIVVRVESDISKPARLLMTFQVLLYHPLFNPIIYGLKMKEISKHIKRLFDCAVIPPTCVADIRTSSTDTACALVNQKERMEVLQVLLQRSAVDLDNYQKEMLWSLLREFQDCFSCEEDELGCTSLVQHSIDTGEAEPIRQCPRCLPLGRQADQVLEKMQWMGIIEPSESPWASPVVIVPKKGGEWRFCVDYR from the exons ATGGACAACAACTTGAATAAAACCTATATAACACTTGGTGGGTATGTAGAGGTGGAAAGATACAAATATTTGTACTTTCTAACCATTTTCATGCTGTACATTCTGATCATTTGCTGTAATTGCACAATTGTTTATGTTATTGTAATTCACCAAAATCTTCATGAACCCATGTACATTTTCATAGCagctttgttgctgaatgctgTTCTTTTTAGCACTGCGATCTACCCAAAGTTTTTGATTGACTTCATGTCTCAGAGACAGATCATATCGCACACGTTGTGCCACTTtcaatatttcttattttatacTTTAGGGGGTGCAGAGTTCTTATTATTAGCAGCCATGGCATATGACAGATATGTGTCTATATTTAAGCCTCTACAATATCAAAATTTGTTGAGGAAAACTACCATCTGTAATCTGTTGTTATTGGCCTGGGTTTTGCCTGGATGTCTTGTTGCTGGATCGACTATACTGACAGCTAATCACAGACTTTGTAACTTTAACCTGGAAGGAATTTTTTGTAACAATTCAATTTATAAGCTTCTTTGTGAAATTTCACATACATTGTCCTTGTTGGGTGTCATTATTTTGCTCAGTATTGCATTTTTACCCTTTCTTTACATAGTTTGTACCTACACAAGGATCCTTATCATGTCTTATAAGAGTAGTAAAAATGTCAGGAGAAAAGCTGCACAGACATGTTTACCTCACCtgctggttttaataaacttttcaTTGTTCTGTGCTTATGATGTGATTGTTGTTAGAGTGGAATCAGATATCTCAAAACCAGCACGCTTATTAATGACTTTCCAAGTACTATTATATCACCCTCTCTTTAATCCAATTATCTATGGcttgaaaatgaaagaaatctcCAAACACATTAAGAGGTTATTTGATTGT GCAGTTATTCCACCCACTTGTGTTGCCGACATCAGGACCAGCAGCACAGACACAGCCTGTGCACTCGTGAACCAGAAGGAAAGGATGGAGGTGCTGCAGGTGTTACTGCAGAGGAGTGCTGTGGATCTGGATAACTACCAGAAGGAGATGCTGTGGAGTCTCTTAAGAGAATTTCAAGACTGCTTCTCATGTGAGGAGGATGAGCTGGGGTGTACCTCTCTGGTGCAGCACTCCATTGATACTGGGGAGGCGGAGCCCATACGTCAGTGTCCACGGTGTCTTCCCCTAGGTCGTCAGGCAGATCAGGTGCTGGAGAAAATGCAGTGGATGGGCATTATAGAGCCTTCTGAGAGCCCCTGGGCATCGCCTGTGGTTATAGTGCCAAAGAAAGGGGGGGAGTGGCGTTTTTGTGTCGACTACAGATGA